The following proteins are encoded in a genomic region of Dasypus novemcinctus isolate mDasNov1 chromosome 21, mDasNov1.1.hap2, whole genome shotgun sequence:
- the LOC101425237 gene encoding olfactory receptor 1A1-like has protein sequence MRKENQSSVLYFILLGISSQQAQEDFFFVLFLFIYPITLIGNLLIIWAIRSDIHLDTPMYYFLANLSLVDIFFSSVTIPKMLTNHLLGNRAISFGGCITQMYFIISLANTDSYILAVMAYDRAVAISCPLHYTNIMNLKFCFLLVVGSWVIGIANSLPHILLTAKLSFCNNREVANFYCDISILLKLSCSDIHFNVKMMYLGVAVFCVPLICIIISYVQVFSTVLRIPSTKSMLKAFSTCGSHLTVVSLYYGTVIAMYFRPLTSYSLKDAVITVMYIAVTPMLNPFIYSLRNRDMKAALGKLFSKRMPSQ, from the coding sequence ATGAGGAAGGAAAACCAGTCCTCTGTCCTGTATTTCATTCTCCTAGGAATTAGCAGCCAACAGGCACAAGAAGATTTCTTCTTCgtccttttccttttcatctaCCCCATCACATTGATTGGAAACCTCCTTATCATCTGGGCCATTCGCTCTGACATTCACCTTGACACTCCCATGTACTATTTCCTTGCAAACCTCTCCTTGGTTGACatctttttctcatctgtaaccaTCCCTAAGATGCTCACAAATCATCTCTTGGGCAATAGAGCCATATCCTTTGGGGGATGCATAACACAGATGTATTTCATAATTTCTTTGGCTAACACTGACAGCTATATCTTAGCTGTGATGGCTTATGATCGTGCTGTGGCCATCAGCTGCCCTCTTCATTACACAAATATTATGAACCTAAAGTTTTGTTTCCTGCTTGTTGTTGGGTCTTGGGTGATTGGAATCGCCAATTCCCTCCCCCACATTTTGCTCACAGCTAAGCTGTCCTTCTGCAACAACCGGGAAGTAGCCAACTTCTACTGTGACATTAGCATTTTGCTCAAGTTGTCCTGCTCTGACATTCACTTTAATGTGAAGATGATGTATCTAGGGGTTGCTGTTTTCTGCGTGccattaatatgtatcattatCTCCTATGTTCAGGTCTTCTCCACTGTCTTACGTATTCCATCCACCAAGAGCATGCTCAAAGCCTTCTCCACCTGTGGCTCCCACCTCACTGTTGTTTCTTTATATTATGGGACGGTGATTGCCATGTATTTCCGCCCACTGACCAGTTACAGCCTGAAGGATGCAGTGATAACTGTGATGTACATCGCAGTGACCCCAATGCTAAATCCTTTCATTTATAGTCTGAGAAACCGAGACATGAAGGCTGCTTTGGGGAAGCTCTTCAGCAAGAGAATGCCCTCACAATGA